From a single Myotis daubentonii chromosome 5, mMyoDau2.1, whole genome shotgun sequence genomic region:
- the LOC132236012 gene encoding salivary gland specific protein SAGSIN1: protein MAAALSGLAVRLSRSAAARSYGVFCKGLTRTLLIFFDLAWRLRINFPYLYIVASMMLNVRLQVHIEIH from the exons ATGGCGGCGGCTCTGTCGGGCCTGGCTGTCCGCCTCTCGCGCTCGGCCGCCGCCCGCTCCTATGGGGTCTTCTGCAAGGGGCTGACCCGCACGCTGCTCATCTTCTTCGACCTGGCCTGGCGGCTGCGCATCAACTTCCCCTACCTCTACATCGTGGCTTCCATGATGCTCAACGTCCGCCTGCAG GTTCATATCGAGATCCATTGA